The proteins below are encoded in one region of Chitinophagaceae bacterium:
- a CDS encoding rhamnogalacturonan acetylesterase, translating into MKRSFVLIAVLLVSVFVKAQQPSFKFDFGNGRATKGYISITTESKYANEKGYGFTNGSELTAVDRGGNTLTGDYITSSKPFYFSVNLPDGNYDVKLILGDKKGISATTVRAECRRLMLENIQTKKGQLITETFTVNVRDSLIRDAKGNIVKAVKLKPREYEYLHWDNFLTIEFNDSLPKVCAIEITPNKTATTIFLAGNSTVVDQSREPWAAWGQMIPRFFAPGKVAVANYAESGEALNSFLSARRLEKILSLMKPGDYLFIEFGHNDMKQKGPGIGPFTSYKKLLKQYIAEVKKKGGIPVLVTSMHRRSFDKDGHTINTLLEYPEAVRQTAKEENVAVIDLNAMSKVLYEAWGPTESVKAFVHYPANTFPGQTTKLEDNTHFNPYGAYELASCIVKSIKDQNLPLAKLLRTDISAYDPANPMPFEKFYWPLSSFVTAAKPDGN; encoded by the coding sequence ATGAAACGTTCTTTTGTTTTAATTGCTGTATTGTTAGTGAGTGTGTTTGTTAAAGCTCAACAGCCAAGTTTTAAATTCGATTTTGGAAACGGAAGGGCAACGAAAGGATATATCAGTATTACAACTGAATCAAAATATGCCAATGAAAAAGGGTATGGTTTTACGAATGGTTCTGAGCTAACAGCAGTTGATCGTGGAGGCAATACATTAACCGGAGATTATATCACTTCTTCCAAACCATTTTATTTTTCGGTAAATCTGCCCGATGGTAATTACGATGTAAAATTAATTCTCGGTGATAAAAAAGGTATCTCAGCAACAACCGTTCGTGCAGAATGCAGAAGGTTAATGCTGGAAAATATTCAAACAAAGAAAGGACAACTTATTACAGAAACATTTACCGTGAATGTAAGAGACAGTTTGATCCGTGATGCAAAGGGAAATATTGTTAAGGCGGTGAAATTAAAACCAAGAGAGTACGAATATCTTCATTGGGATAATTTTCTCACTATTGAGTTTAATGATTCATTGCCGAAAGTTTGTGCAATAGAAATCACACCCAACAAAACGGCAACGACGATTTTCTTAGCAGGCAATTCTACTGTGGTTGATCAAAGCCGTGAACCATGGGCAGCATGGGGACAAATGATTCCACGCTTTTTTGCTCCCGGTAAAGTGGCTGTTGCCAACTATGCAGAGAGTGGCGAAGCTTTGAATTCATTTCTGAGTGCAAGACGCCTGGAGAAAATTTTGAGCCTGATGAAACCGGGTGATTATTTGTTCATTGAGTTTGGACATAATGATATGAAACAAAAAGGCCCGGGTATTGGTCCTTTTACTTCGTACAAAAAACTATTGAAGCAATATATAGCTGAAGTGAAAAAGAAGGGTGGTATACCGGTGTTGGTGACATCGATGCATCGAAGAAGTTTTGACAAAGACGGACATACCATTAATACACTGCTTGAATATCCAGAAGCAGTCCGTCAAACTGCAAAAGAAGAAAATGTAGCAGTAATTGATTTAAACGCCATGAGCAAAGTGTTGTATGAAGCATGGGGGCCAACTGAATCTGTTAAAGCATTTGTACATTACCCGGCCAATACATTTCCCGGGCAAACAACCAAGCTGGAAGATAATACGCATTTCAATCCTTATGGCGCATATGAATTGGCGAGTTGTATTGTAAAGAGCATCAAAGATCAGAATCTGCCTTTAGCAAAATTATTACGCACAGATATTTCTGCATACGATCCGGCGAATCCAATGCCATTTGAGAAGTTCTACTGGCCATTGAGTTCGTTTGTTACAGCTGCTAAACCGGATGGTAATTAA
- a CDS encoding glycoside hydrolase family 88 protein: MRISIPLSIFFISIFATVHAQQKQNDVTTPLHLMKPDYPVPYGAPSKENVKSVLDKVFNYLNAVTPAQMINKQTGAPVTDASQLDTNTIVKQGDFRLTSYEWGVTYSAMQRAFETTGDQQYADYVKTRFDFLAKWIPAVKQKFSIEYIRQKRFLNQPIDPHALDDAGAVCASMIKAQRSGLNKNLRPVIDNLINYVAKKEYRLKDGTLARMRPQANTLWLDDLYMGVPAISQMGKLTGDIQYFDDAVNQVKLFSKRMFNKEKGLYMHGWVESMQTHPEFRWARANGWALLTKVELLDVLPENHPGRSFVLQQLKDHINGLLRYQDGTGFWHQLLDRNDSYLETSATAIYAYCIAHAANKGWIDPMTYAPAAILAWNAVTTKVNAQGQVEGTCVGTGMAFDPAFYYHRPVNVYAAHGYGPVILAGAEVYQLLTNFKFEINDSSLQLLKK; encoded by the coding sequence ATGAGAATCTCCATCCCACTGTCTATTTTTTTTATTTCAATTTTTGCAACTGTACACGCACAGCAAAAACAAAATGATGTAACAACTCCTTTGCATTTAATGAAACCTGACTATCCTGTTCCTTATGGTGCTCCTTCAAAGGAAAATGTAAAATCAGTACTGGATAAAGTATTCAATTATCTGAATGCTGTTACACCTGCACAGATGATCAATAAGCAAACCGGCGCACCAGTGACTGATGCATCACAGCTGGATACAAATACAATTGTAAAGCAGGGCGATTTTCGTTTAACCAGTTACGAATGGGGTGTTACCTACTCAGCTATGCAGCGTGCATTTGAAACAACTGGTGATCAGCAATATGCTGATTATGTAAAAACAAGATTTGATTTTCTTGCAAAGTGGATCCCTGCGGTGAAGCAGAAATTCAGCATTGAATATATCCGGCAAAAAAGATTTTTGAATCAACCCATTGATCCGCATGCACTGGATGATGCAGGTGCTGTATGTGCTTCCATGATCAAGGCACAAAGAAGCGGATTGAATAAAAACCTTCGCCCTGTTATTGATAATCTCATCAACTACGTTGCAAAAAAAGAATACAGGTTGAAAGATGGAACATTGGCACGTATGCGTCCGCAGGCAAATACATTGTGGCTCGATGATTTATACATGGGCGTTCCTGCTATTTCACAAATGGGAAAGCTTACGGGCGATATACAATATTTTGATGATGCAGTGAACCAGGTAAAACTGTTTTCGAAACGCATGTTCAATAAAGAAAAAGGATTGTACATGCATGGCTGGGTGGAGAGTATGCAAACTCATCCCGAATTCAGATGGGCAAGAGCGAATGGCTGGGCATTGCTTACAAAAGTTGAGTTGCTCGATGTATTGCCTGAAAATCATCCGGGCAGAAGTTTTGTATTACAGCAATTAAAAGATCATATCAATGGCTTACTGCGTTACCAGGATGGGACAGGTTTCTGGCACCAGTTGTTAGACAGAAATGATTCTTATCTCGAAACATCAGCCACAGCTATTTATGCATATTGTATTGCACATGCCGCCAATAAAGGATGGATCGATCCCATGACCTATGCACCTGCTGCAATTCTTGCATGGAACGCTGTAACTACAAAAGTAAATGCACAGGGACAGGTGGAAGGAACCTGTGTAGGAACGGGAATGGCATTTGATCCTGCATTTTATTATCACCGCCCTGTGAATGTGTATGCTGCACATGGGTATGGGCCCGTAATACTTGCAGGAGCAGAAGTTTATCAGCTGTTGACTAATTTCAAATTTGAGATCAACGACAGTTCGCTTCAACTGTTGAAAAAATAA
- a CDS encoding RagB/SusD family nutrient uptake outer membrane protein: protein MTRFRIIKSVIVATVLLSVTGCKKLLDVKPQDQLEESQAYQNVYDADAAVVGIYGKFMGLADRYVVLNELRADLLDCTPNANEALRQISTHTVTENNPYASPKPFYELILNCNDVLEHFQVMVNEKRMTEAEFSQRYSDIGALRTFLYLQLGIHFGEVPYVTSSLKNVDEVKNAGNYPKLTFNILLDSLINFSERLPFKDLYPAGTNLNITVDGYQTQKFYVNKKVILGDLYLWKGNYQKSAEYYRQVMESGTQGVVDGRYYSFYKVGWDSDGTLDHYISYSRAGDASTLVYNSQWRVMFDQDYGSKGLDREWVWVLPFDNKFKPENSLIKLFSPIGGDYLVRPSQEVYDLWDGETQRVAQGGSIPYDARKLLSTMDIGGQPVAMKYLYNYLNYATGTPTNPLVKNGKWFLFRQTQLHMRFAEAANRAGRYRLAWGFWNSGIAGAYPAPTSTVTDYHNTLWEPYPYNFDARNSGSSGVPYYRADWYRNIGIRARANLVNVDIPAADSLNSIETGLIKETALENAFEGTRWADLLRVAIRRNDPAFIADKVYNKLLKSGVSSGSAAQARAKLMNRDWYLPFKW from the coding sequence ATGACAAGGTTCAGAATAATAAAATCAGTAATTGTTGCAACTGTGCTGTTAAGTGTAACAGGCTGCAAAAAGTTGTTGGATGTAAAACCACAGGATCAGCTTGAGGAAAGTCAGGCTTATCAGAATGTGTACGATGCCGATGCCGCAGTAGTGGGTATTTACGGAAAGTTTATGGGGCTTGCAGACCGCTATGTTGTGTTAAATGAGCTGCGTGCCGATTTGCTCGACTGCACTCCAAACGCCAACGAAGCTCTGCGGCAAATCAGTACTCACACTGTAACAGAAAACAACCCTTATGCCAGTCCCAAACCTTTTTATGAACTGATCCTGAACTGCAATGATGTGCTGGAACATTTTCAGGTTATGGTGAATGAGAAAAGAATGACGGAAGCTGAATTCAGCCAGCGTTATTCAGATATAGGGGCATTACGTACATTTTTATATTTACAATTGGGAATTCATTTTGGCGAAGTACCTTATGTAACCAGTTCATTAAAAAATGTTGATGAAGTAAAGAATGCAGGTAATTATCCCAAGTTGACTTTTAATATCTTACTCGACAGCTTAATCAATTTCTCTGAAAGGCTGCCTTTCAAAGATCTTTATCCTGCAGGTACAAATCTTAATATAACTGTTGATGGTTACCAGACTCAAAAGTTTTATGTAAATAAGAAAGTGATTCTTGGCGATTTATATTTATGGAAAGGAAACTATCAGAAATCAGCAGAGTATTACCGCCAGGTAATGGAATCAGGAACACAGGGAGTGGTAGATGGCAGATATTACAGTTTCTATAAAGTTGGATGGGACAGTGACGGAACACTTGATCACTATATCAGTTATTCAAGAGCTGGTGATGCTTCAACGCTTGTTTATAATTCTCAATGGCGGGTGATGTTCGATCAGGATTATGGATCAAAAGGTTTAGACCGTGAATGGGTATGGGTGTTGCCATTCGATAATAAATTCAAGCCGGAAAATTCATTAATCAAATTATTTTCTCCCATCGGAGGCGATTACTTAGTAAGGCCATCGCAGGAAGTGTATGATCTTTGGGATGGTGAGACACAAAGAGTTGCACAGGGTGGTTCAATTCCTTATGATGCAAGAAAATTATTAAGTACGATGGATATTGGCGGACAGCCCGTAGCAATGAAATATTTATACAATTATCTGAACTATGCTACTGGCACACCAACCAATCCGCTGGTAAAAAATGGCAAGTGGTTTTTATTCCGTCAAACACAGTTGCACATGCGTTTTGCAGAAGCCGCCAACCGTGCAGGACGTTACCGTTTGGCCTGGGGATTCTGGAACAGTGGTATTGCCGGTGCTTATCCTGCCCCAACAAGTACTGTAACAGACTATCACAATACATTGTGGGAACCTTATCCTTATAATTTTGATGCAAGAAACAGTGGAAGTTCAGGTGTACCTTACTATCGTGCAGACTGGTATAGAAATATTGGTATCAGGGCAAGGGCAAACCTCGTTAATGTGGATATTCCTGCAGCCGACAGTTTAAACAGTATTGAAACAGGATTGATCAAAGAAACAGCTCTTGAAAACGCATTTGAAGGCACAAGATGGGCCGATTTATTAAGAGTAGCCATCCGCAGAAATGATCCTGCTTTTATTGCTGATAAAGTGTATAATAAATTGCTCAAGTCAGGTGTGTCGTCAGGTTCTGCAGCACAGGCAAGAGCCAAGTTAATGAACAGAGACTGGTATCTGCCATTTAAATGGTAA
- a CDS encoding SusC/RagA family TonB-linked outer membrane protein, producing MPLTGVITDAATGKGLVGISITVKNFSAAITDEKGEFTLSVPSYSSDVVITGEGYESRQVSLKGSKTLQVALLDDSHTSFQQPVTMPLFVTTKRNLTASAGIYNTNGEWKRPDETIDALLQGQVSGLNSIKRSGTPGVGANLFLRGYNSLYGTNSPLIVVDGMLYDANDYGKSIIENNATNPLSLISVQDIDNVTVLKDASSIYGTKGANGAIIITTNRAKKEATSIDFGVFSSYNMTPDLLPVMGASSYRIYLSEILQSKGMSSSEIAALPYMNDDTSGNSQYYRYHNNTNWQNKILRNSFNKNIYLKVTGGDNIATYALSMGYMKNDGVIKNTDLTRYNTRFNAEFNFSKRFKGTTNLSFTYNEQNLKNQGNADKTAPIFLALTKSPFLTSQEVNEKGIFSPNLEETDILGISNPTAIIENMLATNKYYRLFGSFKFNYDITKTLNASTMFGVVYDKVRENIFIPRKGVADDTLSNAVADSRLGSQVKRLFTVYSDSKLEYKKTIAQNHNLSSRLGFRLQKNKAEQDFALGYNSATDELISVQNGVTALRQIGGGIQEWNWMNTYFNADYDYKEKLFVSFNAAMDGSSRFGSQAKNGITIGGNKFAIMPSVGVAWLLSSESFMTDSRIDLFKLRFNYSISGNDDIGNYNHIQTYTSQNLLGMQGLVRNGIPNPALQWETSKKLNLGFDMALWNERVGVSLDLYQSRTKNMLAYESLPSASGFERVLTNSGSMQNQGFEANISLRAINKVNLKWDVGVTFATNENKVISIPGNSMVTQYAGASVLTQNGSQANLFYGYIAKGVFSSEGEAGSSGLKKKNADGSYSNFGAGDVRFLDLNGDYIIDENDRQIIGIPTPKFFGSISSRLTYKRFQLDALFTFSEGNQVFNYLRYRLESASGVENQLNSVVNRWRADGQVTAMPKATYGDPMGNNRFSTRWIEDGSYLRLRNVSLSYSIPFKGMAVKNATVYLTGNNLLTFTKYMGYDPEFSAGPGVFAQGIDTGLDPIFKSISLGARIGL from the coding sequence CTGCCACTCACCGGAGTAATTACAGATGCTGCAACAGGCAAGGGCCTTGTGGGGATCAGTATAACGGTTAAAAATTTCTCAGCTGCTATTACAGATGAAAAAGGAGAGTTTACACTCAGTGTTCCTTCTTATTCTTCAGATGTGGTGATCACAGGAGAAGGATATGAATCAAGACAGGTTTCATTGAAAGGAAGCAAAACACTTCAGGTGGCTTTGCTCGATGATTCACATACCTCTTTTCAGCAACCGGTTACAATGCCTCTTTTTGTTACAACAAAAAGAAACCTCACTGCTTCAGCAGGTATTTATAATACCAATGGAGAGTGGAAAAGACCAGATGAAACAATTGATGCATTGCTGCAGGGGCAGGTAAGTGGGTTGAACAGTATTAAAAGATCCGGAACACCGGGTGTTGGAGCCAACCTGTTTTTAAGAGGGTATAACTCTCTGTACGGAACCAACAGTCCTTTGATAGTAGTCGATGGGATGCTGTATGATGCGAATGATTATGGAAAAAGTATTATTGAAAACAATGCAACAAATCCTCTTTCTTTAATCAGCGTACAGGATATTGATAATGTTACTGTGCTGAAAGATGCCAGTTCAATTTATGGAACCAAAGGAGCAAATGGAGCCATTATTATTACAACAAACAGGGCAAAGAAAGAAGCAACCAGTATTGACTTTGGTGTTTTTTCCAGTTATAACATGACCCCTGATCTGTTACCGGTTATGGGTGCTTCATCGTACAGAATTTATTTGAGTGAAATATTGCAGTCAAAGGGAATGAGCTCATCTGAAATTGCAGCATTACCTTATATGAATGATGATACAAGCGGCAACAGCCAGTATTACAGGTATCACAACAATACCAACTGGCAGAATAAAATATTGAGAAACAGTTTTAATAAAAATATTTACCTGAAAGTAACGGGTGGAGATAACATTGCCACTTATGCTTTAAGTATGGGTTACATGAAGAATGATGGTGTAATTAAGAATACAGATTTAACCAGGTATAACACACGCTTCAACGCAGAGTTTAATTTTTCGAAAAGATTTAAAGGAACAACAAACCTGTCTTTCACTTACAATGAGCAAAACCTGAAGAATCAGGGGAATGCTGATAAAACAGCACCGATTTTCCTGGCTTTAACAAAGTCTCCTTTCTTAACATCGCAGGAAGTAAATGAGAAGGGAATCTTTTCTCCAAATCTTGAAGAAACAGATATCCTCGGAATAAGTAATCCAACTGCAATCATTGAAAATATGCTGGCTACCAATAAGTATTACCGGTTATTCGGCTCTTTCAAATTTAATTATGACATTACAAAAACACTAAACGCATCTACAATGTTTGGTGTAGTATATGATAAAGTGCGGGAAAATATATTTATTCCCCGTAAAGGAGTTGCTGATGATACATTAAGTAATGCAGTGGCCGACAGCCGCCTTGGTTCGCAGGTAAAAAGACTGTTCACTGTTTATTCTGATTCAAAATTAGAGTACAAAAAAACAATTGCACAGAACCATAATCTTTCTTCACGACTGGGGTTCAGGCTGCAGAAAAATAAAGCAGAACAGGATTTTGCACTTGGCTATAATTCAGCAACTGATGAACTGATCAGTGTACAGAATGGTGTAACAGCATTAAGACAAATAGGTGGTGGTATCCAGGAATGGAATTGGATGAATACCTACTTTAATGCCGATTATGACTATAAAGAAAAATTATTTGTTTCATTCAATGCAGCAATGGATGGATCTTCACGTTTTGGCAGCCAGGCTAAAAACGGAATTACAATTGGCGGAAACAAATTTGCCATTATGCCATCTGTTGGTGTTGCATGGCTTCTGTCATCCGAGAGCTTTATGACAGATTCAAGAATTGATCTGTTTAAACTCCGGTTCAACTACAGCATTTCAGGTAACGATGATATCGGCAACTACAATCATATTCAAACCTATACCTCTCAGAACTTACTGGGTATGCAGGGGCTTGTAAGAAATGGAATTCCAAATCCGGCACTGCAATGGGAAACAAGCAAAAAATTAAACCTGGGTTTTGACATGGCTTTATGGAATGAAAGAGTAGGAGTAAGTCTTGATCTTTATCAATCCAGAACAAAAAATATGCTGGCGTATGAAAGCCTTCCTTCTGCTTCCGGGTTTGAACGTGTACTAACCAACAGTGGCAGTATGCAGAACCAGGGATTTGAAGCAAACATAAGCCTGCGTGCAATCAATAAAGTAAATCTGAAATGGGATGTTGGAGTTACGTTTGCAACAAATGAAAACAAGGTGATTTCTATTCCCGGAAACAGTATGGTTACTCAATATGCCGGTGCTTCTGTATTAACACAAAATGGCAGCCAGGCGAATCTGTTTTACGGATACATTGCAAAGGGGGTTTTCAGTTCTGAAGGCGAAGCAGGTTCATCTGGCTTAAAAAAGAAAAATGCTGATGGGTCTTACAGCAATTTTGGTGCAGGCGATGTTCGTTTCCTTGATTTGAATGGAGATTATATTATTGATGAAAATGACAGACAAATCATAGGCATCCCCACTCCCAAATTTTTCGGAAGTATCAGCAGCCGCCTGACTTATAAACGTTTTCAGTTGGATGCGTTATTTACTTTCTCAGAAGGAAACCAGGTGTTTAACTACTTACGCTACAGGCTTGAGTCTGCAAGCGGAGTGGAAAACCAACTCAACAGTGTGGTTAACCGCTGGAGAGCAGATGGCCAGGTAACAGCAATGCCAAAAGCAACCTATGGCGATCCGATGGGGAATAACCGGTTCAGCACAAGATGGATTGAAGATGGATCTTACCTGCGTCTAAGGAATGTATCCTTATCGTACAGTATTCCATTCAAAGGAATGGCAGTTAAGAATGCAACTGTTTATCTAACAGGAAACAACCTGTTAACGTTTACAAAGTATATGGGTTATGATCCTGAATTCAGTGCAGGCCCGGGCGTATTTGCACAGGGAATTGATACAGGACTTGATCCGATATTTAAGTCAATATCATTGGGAGCAAGAATTGGCCTGTAA
- a CDS encoding fasciclin domain-containing protein — translation MKFRYKSLMLFAVSMSVLLFYGCKKLTEEHNAVTDDSLDKTLAEVISSDAELSTFSKYLLQTGYDKVISSSKNYTVFAPVNSALATLDAAIVNDPVKLKKFVGNHIAIQLYSTRNVASLTRIIMLSGKYNNMQSSKIEEANITVADKYASNGILQVVDKMLPALDNSWEFISTNTAAPVKQKDFMLSLFRNVFDTSNAVIIGVNPATGDPIYQPGTDSIYTNLFWNKVYDLRDEKKQYTLFMLEDAAWDAEVTKYTPYFVTGTPDSNKLVTSWNVLKDFAIDTVYNPSSIPDTIVSKFGTKLPVNRSAIVKTIKTSNGIIYILNKADVQPVSKFKPYLIEAENYAATSHDRRGNTYFRDRYNSVSGKDFKDVLVFSHGVALFNIRYDITEVPSIKYKAYWLAVNDFQTTTYTQKLGIGIAASTTFPYTTVAVNNPNEVYIGEFTMTQYKPVYSIYLVAANTTVAATNPIVCDYIKLVPSL, via the coding sequence ATGAAGTTCAGGTATAAAAGTTTGATGTTGTTTGCAGTGAGCATGTCCGTTCTGTTGTTTTACGGGTGTAAAAAGCTTACAGAAGAACATAATGCAGTAACAGATGATTCATTGGATAAAACACTGGCTGAAGTAATCAGTTCTGATGCAGAGCTGAGCACTTTTTCAAAATACCTGCTGCAAACAGGATATGATAAAGTGATTTCTTCTTCAAAAAACTATACAGTTTTTGCGCCGGTTAACAGCGCATTGGCAACACTCGATGCTGCTATTGTAAACGATCCGGTTAAGCTGAAGAAATTTGTAGGTAATCATATTGCCATTCAGCTTTACTCTACGAGGAATGTCGCTTCTCTTACACGCATTATCATGCTAAGCGGGAAGTATAATAACATGCAGAGTTCTAAAATAGAAGAGGCAAATATCACTGTAGCAGATAAATATGCATCTAATGGTATTTTACAGGTTGTTGATAAAATGCTGCCGGCACTTGATAACAGCTGGGAGTTTATAAGTACGAATACAGCTGCTCCTGTGAAGCAGAAAGATTTTATGCTTTCTCTTTTCAGAAATGTGTTTGATACATCCAATGCTGTGATTATCGGTGTGAATCCTGCAACAGGAGACCCGATATACCAACCCGGTACGGATTCAATTTATACCAATCTCTTCTGGAATAAAGTATATGATTTAAGAGATGAGAAAAAACAATATACACTCTTCATGCTGGAAGATGCAGCATGGGATGCTGAAGTAACAAAATATACTCCCTACTTTGTTACTGGAACTCCCGACAGTAATAAACTTGTAACAAGCTGGAATGTACTGAAAGACTTTGCAATAGATACCGTTTATAATCCATCTTCTATACCCGATACAATTGTTTCAAAATTTGGCACGAAGCTGCCGGTGAACAGATCAGCCATTGTAAAAACAATCAAAACAAGTAATGGAATTATTTATATTCTGAATAAAGCAGATGTTCAGCCAGTAAGCAAGTTTAAGCCTTACCTGATTGAAGCGGAAAATTATGCAGCAACAAGTCACGACAGAAGAGGCAATACCTATTTCAGAGACAGGTATAATTCCGTATCAGGGAAAGATTTTAAAGATGTATTAGTCTTTAGTCACGGTGTTGCATTGTTTAATATCCGTTATGATATTACTGAAGTTCCATCCATCAAGTATAAGGCTTACTGGCTGGCTGTAAATGATTTTCAAACAACAACATATACACAAAAACTGGGAATTGGAATAGCTGCCTCAACAACTTTTCCATATACCACCGTGGCAGTAAATAACCCGAACGAAGTGTATATCGGCGAGTTTACAATGACACAGTATAAACCTGTATATAGTATTTATTTAGTTGCGGCTAACACAACTGTTGCTGCTACGAATCCTATTGTTTGCGATTATATTAAGCTGGTGCCAAGTTTATAA
- a CDS encoding fasciclin domain-containing protein has product MKKNLFIISGLITLIMALVFIPGCKKLKIDESTTDDVNMVGYLDKRIDSFSLFKQILDRTGNSAYLNAYGAYTLFAPTNAGVTTYLQKIGAASVDAADMNVLKDMVRLHLLEDTVYTNSFTDGKLPVITMYGQYLVTSVNNKNGVSSYVINRQASVLESNIRVGNGIIHIIDNVLLPATKTIAQQLEEKPEYSIFVQAMKETGFFVKLNTVDADTSKKWVTVFAESNQALADSGFATYAALKTKYSQTGNPANTNDSLHMYVAYHISQGLKFLGDIITVSTHETLLPQEVISVKLINQEVVLNQDVFNGVLEQGITLNRANSDLAATNGVWHDAAAHFMVKFRKPAPLYWDVSSFTEIMKLPAYYKKANYNFGRPTQADNPIKDHYWGWGSLAGTNTLSYLYSAASSITNYGYNSDVNMLPMGLPARPVWWEMRTPPIIKGKYKVWVCYRQQKQSSSSNMLCQVEVNGVLMQRTMNFTETRPAGTDAELEAIGWKRYTENTSNLWASRQVGVIEFTTTQQQIIRITPLVGTQNNNNLDMIHFIPIDDNQVLPRFQPNGTMIYF; this is encoded by the coding sequence ATGAAAAAAAATCTGTTTATCATATCAGGGCTGATTACACTAATCATGGCATTAGTTTTTATTCCCGGTTGCAAAAAACTGAAAATTGATGAATCAACTACCGACGACGTAAATATGGTTGGTTACCTCGATAAAAGGATTGATTCTTTTTCTTTGTTCAAACAAATTCTTGACAGAACAGGAAACTCTGCCTATCTGAATGCTTATGGCGCATATACGCTTTTTGCTCCAACCAATGCTGGTGTAACAACCTATCTGCAAAAAATTGGAGCCGCTTCAGTTGATGCTGCAGATATGAATGTACTAAAGGATATGGTACGTCTTCACCTGCTGGAGGATACGGTTTACACCAATTCGTTTACTGATGGAAAACTGCCGGTAATAACTATGTATGGTCAGTATCTTGTTACTTCTGTAAATAACAAGAATGGAGTTTCCAGCTACGTTATCAACCGCCAGGCATCTGTTCTGGAATCAAATATCAGGGTAGGAAACGGGATTATTCATATCATCGATAATGTGCTGCTTCCTGCCACTAAAACAATTGCTCAGCAGCTGGAAGAAAAACCAGAGTATTCCATTTTTGTTCAGGCAATGAAAGAAACCGGGTTCTTTGTAAAGTTGAATACAGTTGATGCAGACACATCTAAAAAATGGGTAACAGTCTTTGCCGAAAGCAACCAGGCACTTGCTGATAGTGGCTTTGCAACCTATGCTGCATTAAAAACAAAATACTCTCAAACAGGAAACCCTGCCAATACCAACGACAGTTTACATATGTATGTGGCTTATCACATATCACAAGGGCTTAAATTTTTAGGTGATATTATTACTGTTTCAACACACGAAACATTACTGCCGCAGGAAGTAATTAGTGTGAAATTAATTAACCAGGAAGTAGTTTTAAATCAGGATGTGTTTAACGGTGTTCTTGAACAGGGAATAACATTAAACAGGGCAAATAGCGACCTCGCTGCAACAAATGGTGTATGGCATGACGCTGCTGCACATTTTATGGTAAAGTTTAGAAAACCTGCTCCGCTTTACTGGGATGTTTCTTCGTTTACGGAAATTATGAAACTGCCTGCGTATTACAAAAAAGCCAATTATAATTTCGGCAGACCAACTCAGGCAGATAATCCAATTAAAGATCATTATTGGGGCTGGGGCTCTTTAGCAGGTACAAACACATTATCATACCTCTATTCTGCAGCAAGTTCTATTACAAATTATGGTTATAACAGTGATGTAAATATGCTGCCTATGGGTTTGCCGGCAAGACCGGTATGGTGGGAAATGAGAACCCCTCCCATTATTAAAGGAAAGTATAAGGTGTGGGTTTGTTACAGACAACAAAAGCAATCCAGCAGCTCAAATATGCTTTGCCAGGTAGAAGTAAACGGAGTATTAATGCAGCGTACTATGAATTTTACAGAAACACGCCCTGCCGGTACTGATGCAGAACTGGAAGCAATTGGATGGAAGCGGTATACTGAAAATACAAGTAATCTGTGGGCTTCAAGACAGGTAGGGGTAATTGAGTTTACAACTACTCAACAGCAGATTATCAGGATTACACCATTAGTAGGTACACAGAATAATAATAACCTGGATATGATTCACTTTATACCAATTGATGATAATCAGGTATTGCCAAGATTCCAGCCAAATGGCACGATGATTTATTTTTAA